The following proteins come from a genomic window of Sebaldella sp. S0638:
- a CDS encoding YHYH domain-containing protein: protein MKKLFVLTILLLAAISSVSMAHGGRTDKNGCHVDRNTGERHCH, encoded by the coding sequence GTGAAAAAACTTTTTGTATTAACAATACTGTTGTTAGCGGCAATCTCTTCTGTATCTATGGCACACGGCGGGAGAACTGATAAAAACGGCTGTCATGTGGACAGAAACACAGGGGAAAGACATTGTCACTAA